From a single Anaerolineales bacterium genomic region:
- a CDS encoding phosphate ABC transporter ATP-binding protein — protein MVDKIIIENLSLQYSDGAESLRGISMGIRQNAVTVLFGPAGGGKSTLLRCLNRLNDLTDIKTSSGRILIDGVNILDPKTDVITLRRKVGMVFARPVPLPMSIRENVTYGLELAGEKRKSKLDEAVERSLKLSAIWDEVKDRLDDPAVALSGGQQQRVCLARVLALQPEIVLLDEPTSGLDPISTGKVEMALQELKKDYTIILVPHSVQQAARTADYAAFFLQGELIEYDEGAKMFTTPKEKKTEDYVMGRFG, from the coding sequence ATGGTAGACAAGATCATCATCGAAAATCTATCCTTGCAATACTCCGATGGCGCGGAGTCCCTGCGAGGCATCAGCATGGGAATCCGTCAGAATGCAGTGACCGTGCTCTTCGGTCCGGCAGGAGGCGGAAAATCCACCCTGCTGCGATGTCTCAACCGCCTGAACGATCTGACCGACATCAAGACCAGTTCGGGGCGCATCCTGATCGACGGTGTCAACATCCTCGACCCAAAAACGGACGTGATCACCCTGCGCCGCAAGGTTGGCATGGTCTTCGCGCGTCCGGTTCCCCTGCCGATGAGCATCCGCGAAAACGTGACCTACGGCTTGGAACTCGCGGGTGAAAAGCGCAAGTCGAAGCTGGATGAGGCTGTGGAGCGAAGCCTGAAACTCTCCGCAATTTGGGATGAAGTAAAGGATAGGTTGGATGACCCCGCTGTGGCGCTCTCCGGCGGACAACAACAGCGCGTCTGTCTCGCCCGTGTGCTGGCACTGCAACCGGAGATCGTCCTGCTCGATGAACCCACCTCCGGGCTGGACCCGATCTCGACCGGCAAGGTCGAAATGGCATTGCAGGAATTGAAAAAGGATTACACCATCATTCTTGTGCCCCACTCCGTGCAGCAAGCCGCCCGCACCGCCGACTATGCCGCCTTCTTTTTACAAGGCGAACTGATCGAATACGATGAAGGCGCAAAGATGTTCACCACACCAAAGGAAAAGAAAACCGAAGATTACGTAATGGGACGGTTCGGCTAA
- a CDS encoding nicotinate phosphoribosyltransferase: MSIFDGKRLTNETFKLDIERMRRGWYSDKYFENINRMLVALANEGYAYSGRHHNLPAGVSPENIAVGDIEVEMQWFTRRMGRTTIVGVDKSLAMLRHCTGYFDGDAFVDTSDKLEVWAVHDGTTVKYEGDPLKIQPVIKVRGRYRDFALLETPTLGILTRSSRVATNVYETLVASRGKPVLFFPARFDVHEVQAADGYAYNIALQRFNKDHARELGAFVSTDAQGDWWGGAGGGTVAHAAIASFLGDTAEAMMEFSRILPARIPRIALVDFNNDSIEDTLRVLDAMFAKYRELTDAGQKDEAEKYNLYGVRLDTSGSLRDVSVPPLGDPALDLGVNPRLVFNVRSALDSAWERWSLPGSWKEAAQEYCRSVKIVVSGGFNPEKIRKFEKLSVPADIYAVGSYLFNNGNSTTTDFTADVVRVKVHGEWIDMAKVGRKVGENANLERVW, from the coding sequence ATGTCCATCTTTGACGGAAAACGATTGACCAACGAAACCTTCAAACTCGATATCGAGCGCATGCGGCGCGGCTGGTATTCGGATAAATATTTCGAGAACATCAACCGCATGTTGGTTGCTCTTGCGAACGAAGGCTATGCTTATTCGGGCAGACATCATAATTTGCCTGCCGGTGTTTCGCCGGAGAATATCGCGGTCGGCGATATCGAGGTGGAGATGCAATGGTTCACGCGCCGCATGGGCAGGACCACTATTGTCGGCGTGGATAAATCGCTGGCGATGCTGCGTCATTGCACGGGATATTTCGACGGCGATGCATTTGTGGATACGTCCGATAAGCTCGAAGTGTGGGCTGTCCATGACGGGACGACGGTGAAGTACGAAGGCGACCCGCTGAAGATCCAACCGGTCATCAAGGTGCGCGGACGTTACCGCGATTTTGCATTGCTCGAAACGCCGACGCTCGGCATCCTGACCCGTTCCAGCCGTGTGGCGACGAATGTCTATGAAACGCTGGTGGCTTCGCGCGGGAAGCCTGTGCTCTTCTTCCCGGCGCGCTTCGATGTGCATGAAGTGCAGGCGGCGGACGGTTATGCCTACAATATTGCCTTACAGCGATTCAATAAAGACCATGCGCGGGAATTGGGAGCCTTTGTCTCGACCGATGCGCAGGGGGATTGGTGGGGCGGCGCGGGCGGCGGGACGGTTGCCCATGCCGCGATCGCATCCTTCCTCGGCGACACTGCCGAAGCAATGATGGAGTTCTCGCGCATCCTGCCCGCGCGCATTCCGCGCATTGCGCTGGTGGATTTCAACAACGATTCCATCGAAGATACGTTGCGCGTGCTGGATGCGATGTTCGCGAAATACCGCGAGTTGACGGATGCGGGGCAAAAGGATGAGGCAGAGAAATATAATCTGTACGGTGTGCGCCTCGATACAAGCGGAAGCCTGCGTGATGTATCCGTGCCGCCGCTGGGTGACCCGGCGCTCGATCTGGGAGTCAACCCGCGGCTGGTGTTCAACGTCCGTTCGGCGTTGGATTCCGCCTGGGAACGTTGGAGCCTGCCGGGGTCATGGAAAGAGGCGGCGCAGGAATATTGTCGCAGTGTGAAGATCGTCGTGTCGGGCGGTTTTAATCCGGAGAAGATCCGCAAGTTCGAGAAGTTGAGCGTCCCCGCCGATATTTATGCGGTCGGTTCGTATTTGTTCAACAACGGGAATTCGACCACGACGGATTTCACAGCGGATGTGGTGCGCGTGAAGGTGCACGGCGAGTGGATCGATATGGCGAAGGTCGGGCGCAAGGTGGGTGAGAACGCCAATTTGGAACGAGTGTGGTAG